The following are encoded in a window of Pygocentrus nattereri isolate fPygNat1 chromosome 5, fPygNat1.pri, whole genome shotgun sequence genomic DNA:
- the si:dkey-157l19.2 gene encoding uncharacterized protein KIAA1522 isoform X2 → MEDSRPKYVEDLLTEAQQGLKQLQQDENKNGVDYQDDQSVISTMTARTDDDVSFSELRMSESESTAADTISTRSTISYQSSRSGLTRQGSTFRPLKQDKKPGKSRSKGKHRSTVTGIPRHVQKELGLDRAAWTASQFTDAQLTNGGVIISTVVPTLDSISIASEQGAQMYLRNLQAVEEDEPDLRPVDRQQDDLSLIQHLLPQSLDPQRPRSLAVPWMTTTGSHPPSPVMYVSPQATYLSKIIPNAILPPSVDVVELSRNRSRSSVRMVSKSSLASASPASTRASSRASSRASSRISSRASSRMSSRASTRCTDFSGWSRSGSSETLVSDSSTISSSSTPRVASRTSQEEDTDGPPKANIKNYPGARNLTMPTKPTQVNGDSSEEDSCKKSETFNRSLSVVKKSKNPPPPPNRSYSLHKRRHGNPQNSTPTVQPKGFHASSTDGQRAVLAELEIRKKNIQATKILHSHTNGGGHIPKDSPYSVNNICSNGGAVSPALKSLFDIPAPPKVLAPPPPPPETWAHNQHTFELLCGPGPVNFERWAQKRGLKFEPLTKKAPAKVPDAVSASSTIESTEINNKLVSSVTEKSEPHTEKVQGSLSTNRMKDNSLSAVVSEIQSRTSKIPTDVQPPYGNGLSVTRLTKINLSPSPSPPPEHLPPLPPINTVKPPKEDVPSSKAQFRTPFDEIICPPPHPMFPPPPPPPMNVPAPHPPVGKDETDFPNPPSPFSPKTLQNMPPLPQDAPPAGDKAPSTLKIPSPPQEIPPPPHVPPPPPQVPPPPPQAHPPPPQAHPPPPQAHPPPPQAPPQAPPPPPQAPPPPSQSSPHPPKAPPLPPQASLLPPQAPPPPPLEVSSAQAQSTTPQQVKVPPPPPLPTDLKKEVKPIPNDKQEKPQPPPTTNTSATKEETPTPMVTQSLLQMVRLRSVKSSSSQAEAPIVRPKPKQQNTAANHEAPQKPIRRSLIMMAPPPEIDSLSSTDVKDDTEHSTISQENQETASAPNSQPIAEPTKQCSNTVQDAPQVPPEPKPSADHNSITDQKPQNESVPAGLITQLPSNKADPGPKSVQESQKAAPEPSTELTTDQPKDQPATNGIKANTHDKETHKESSESEDRPSTTSSQSQLEVTLPKSQTVSPKVSPTRKVPPASVPSSSMRLQEAIRLKTAAMSSKDSQAKHFSLLSPPPSAGGSGALLSPSSTANFIFSKSTKKIVIETPSSPERQVDLKKTLVSELVSVSQTTKLSDSLNKSVKVPPPIAKKPSSRAENTAQNSAETETSAETEHVHTAGQQAQPEK, encoded by the exons ATGGAGGACAGTCGACCAAAGTATGTGGAGGATCTGCTCACAGAGGCTCAGCAGGGCTTAAAGCAGCTGCAGCAGGACG aaaacaaaaatggagtgGACTATCAGGATGACCAGAGTGTCATT TCGACCATGACGGCTCGTACCGACGACGATGTGAGCTTCAGTGAGCTGAGGATGTCGGAGTCTGAGAGCACCGCCGCCGATACCATCTCAACACGCTCCACCATCTCCTATCAGTCCTCACGGTCTGGACTCACACGCCAAG GCTCAACCTTCAGACCACTGAAACAGGATAAGAAGCCGGGAAAGAGTCGGTCCAAGGGAAAACACAGAAGTACAGTGACGGGAATACCTCGACATGTACAGAAAGAACTGG GTCTTGATCGAGCCGCATGGACAGCGTCCCAGTTCACTGATGCTCAACTGACCAATGGAGGTGTGATCATATCGACAGTGGTTCCCACTCTGGATAGCATATCGATCGCCTCAGAACAAGGAGCCCAAATGTATCTTCGGAACCTGCAAGCTGTTGAGGAGGATGAACCAGATCTCCGTCCAGTGGATAGACAGCAGGATGACCTTTCACTCATCCAGCACCTTCTACCCCAGTCTTTGGATCCACAGAGGCCTAGATCGCTAGCTGTTCCCTGGATGACCACAACAGGCAGCCATCCACCCAGCCCAGTGATGTATGTCTCCCCCCAGGCCACATATCTTTCCAAGATCATCCCCAATGCAATACTGCCTCCTTCTGTGGATGTGGTGGAGCTTAGCCGCAACAGAAGTCGCAGCAGTGTTCGTATGGTGAGTAAAAGCAGCCTGGCCTCAGCCAGCCCAGCTTCCACACGGGCTTCTTCCCGGGCTTCCTCTCGGGCTTCCTCTCGGATCTCTTCACGGGCCTCTTCCCGGATGTCCTCCCGAGCTTCCACCCGTTGCACAGACTTCTCTGGCTGGAGCCGCTCTGGATCTTCCGAGACACTGGTCTCTGACTCCTCCACCATTTCCAGCAGTAGCACTCCTCGTGTGGCCAGCAGGACAAGCCAGGAGGAGGATACAGATGGACCTCCGAAGGCCAACATCAAGAACTATCCTGGTGCCCGAAATTTGACCATGCCAACTAAGCCTACTCAAGTGAATGGTGACTCTTCAGAGGAGGACAGCTGTAAGAAGTCAGAGACTTTCAATCGCAGCCTGTCTGTAGTGAAAAAGAGCAAGAACCCTCCACCTCCCCCAAATCGTTCATACTCCCTGCACAAGCGACGTCATGGCAACCCTCAGAACAGCACCCCAACTGTTCAACCTAAAGGGTTCCACGCTTCTAGCACGGATGGACAGAGAGCAGTACTAGCAGAGCTAGAGATAAGGAAGAAGAACATTCAAGCAACCAAGATACTCCATTCACACACCAATGGGGGGGGTCACATTCCCAAGGATTCCCCATATTCTGTCAACAACATATGCTCTAATGGTGGTGCTGTTTCCCCAGCTCTCAAGAGTCTCTTTGACATTCCGGCTCCTCCTAAGGTACTAGCACCTCCACCTCCCCCTCCAGAGACGTGGGCACACAACCAGCACACCTTTGAACTCCTGTGTGGTCCTGGACCTGTCAACTTTGAGCGATGGGCCCAAAAGCGAGGTCTGAAATTTGAACCGCTGACCAAGAAGGCTCCAGCAAAAGTACCAGATGCTGTTAGTGCATCCTCAACAATAGAGTCAACAGAGATAAACAATAAGTTGGTGTCCTCAGTTACAGAGAAATCTGAACCACATACAGAGAAAGTCCAGGGAAGTCTGTCAACAAACAGGATGAAGGATAACAGTTTATCAGCTGTGGTTTCAGAGATTCAGTCCAGGACTTCTAAGATACCCACAGATGTCCAGCCTCCTTATGGTAATGGACTATCTGTGACCAGGCTTACTAAGATCAATTTGTCCCCTTCTCCTTCACCACCCCCTGAACATCTTCCTCCCCTGCCCCCTATAAACACAGTTAAACCCCCAAAAGAAGATGTACCTTCCTCAAAAGCCCAGTTCAGGACACCGTTTGATGAAATCATATGTCCCCCTCCTCACCCTATGTtcccaccacctccacctcctcctaTGAATGTACCTGCTCCACATCCTCCAGTTGGGAAGGATGAAACAGACTTCCCTAACCCACCTTCACCATTTTCCCCAAAGACGTTACAAAATATGCCTCCATTACCACAGGATGCACCACCAGCAGGAGATAAAGCTCCCTCAACACTGAAGATACCATCTCCTCCACAAGAAATCCCACCTCCTCCCCATgttccccctcctcctccccaggttccccctcctcctccacagGCTCACCCTCCTCCTCCACAGGCTCACCCTCCTCCTCCACAGGCACACCCACCTCCTCCACAGGCTCCCCCACAAGCTCCCCCACCTCCTCCACAAGCTCCTCCGCCTCCATCACAATCTTCCCCACATCCTCCAAAGGCACCACCGCTACCTCCACAAGCTTCACTGCTTCCTCCACAGGCTCCTCCACCCCCTCCATTGGAAGTATCCTCAGCACAAGCTCAGAGCACCACACCACAGCAAGTTAAAGTTCCTCCACCGCCTCCATTACCCACAGATCTCAAAAAAGAGGTCAAACCAATACCAAATGACAAACAAGAGAAACCGCAGCCTCCCCCGACCACTAATACTTCTGCAACCAAAGAAGAAACACCTACTCCTATGGTCACACAGTCCTTGTTGCAGATGGTTCGTCTCAGATCAGTCAAGTCCAGCTCGAGCCAAGCTGAAGCTCCTATTGTACGTCCAAAACCCAAGCAGCAGAACACAGCAGCCAATCACGAGGCACCTCAAAAGCCAATCAGAAGATCTCTGATTATGATGGCACCGCCTCCTGAAATAGACTCACTATCTTCTACAGATGTAAAGGATGACACAGAACACTCTACCATCTCACAGGAAAACCAAGAGACTGCCTCTGCACCAAACTCCCAACCAATAGCTGAACCAACAAAacaatgcagtaacactgttCAAGATGCACCTCAAGTACCACCTGAACCAAAACCTTCTGCTGACCACAACAGCATCACTGACCAAAAACCGCAAAATGAGTCTGTGCCTGCTGGACTCATAACCCAACTACCTTCCAACAAAGCAGATCCTGGACCAAAATCTGTGCAAGAAAGCCAAAAAGCAGCTCCTGAACCATCGACTGAGTTAACCACTGATCAACCAAAGGATCAACCAGCCACCAATGGCATAAAGGCTAACACTCATgacaaagaaacccacaaagaATCCAGTGAGTCTGAAGACAGACCGAGCACCACCTCGTCACAATCACAGTTAGAGGTCACTCTGCCAAAGTCCCAAACAGTCTCTCCCAAAGTTTCACCAACCCGGAAGGTGCCTCCAGCGAGCGTTCCTTCTTCTTCCATGCGCCTCCAGGAGGCCAtacgcctgaagactgctgccATGTCCTCTAAAGACAGCCAAGCCAAGCACTTCAGCCTGCTTTCTCCTCCGCCATCAGCAGGGGGCAGCGGTGCCCTCCTGTCACCTTCGTCCACTGCAAACTTCATCTTCTCCAAGAGCACAAAGAAGATTGTCATAGAAACACCCTCATCCCCGGAGAGGCAGGTGGATTTGAAGAAGACTCTGGTGTCCGAGTTGGTGTCTGTCTCTCAGACAACCAAACTGAGTGACTCGCTGAATAAAAGTGTCAAGGTTCCCCCTCCTATTGCTAAGAAACCCAGCAGTAGGGCTGAGAACACAGCCCAGAACTCTGCAGAGACTGAGACTAGTGCTGAAACTGAGCATGTGCACACTGCTGGTCAGCAAGCACAGCCAGAGAAGTGA
- the si:dkey-157l19.2 gene encoding uncharacterized protein KIAA1522 isoform X1 — protein sequence MSSGRDSGGDLIPQDVLEVFTQERTRKGKRSRRRNSISQAFNWLKGRRKKTHRANKEMHIDLLTPGTPVPIPLPTPNTESGGSQRPQHSHTNVFMEDSRPKYVEDLLTEAQQGLKQLQQDENKNGVDYQDDQSVISTMTARTDDDVSFSELRMSESESTAADTISTRSTISYQSSRSGLTRQGSTFRPLKQDKKPGKSRSKGKHRSTVTGIPRHVQKELGLDRAAWTASQFTDAQLTNGGVIISTVVPTLDSISIASEQGAQMYLRNLQAVEEDEPDLRPVDRQQDDLSLIQHLLPQSLDPQRPRSLAVPWMTTTGSHPPSPVMYVSPQATYLSKIIPNAILPPSVDVVELSRNRSRSSVRMVSKSSLASASPASTRASSRASSRASSRISSRASSRMSSRASTRCTDFSGWSRSGSSETLVSDSSTISSSSTPRVASRTSQEEDTDGPPKANIKNYPGARNLTMPTKPTQVNGDSSEEDSCKKSETFNRSLSVVKKSKNPPPPPNRSYSLHKRRHGNPQNSTPTVQPKGFHASSTDGQRAVLAELEIRKKNIQATKILHSHTNGGGHIPKDSPYSVNNICSNGGAVSPALKSLFDIPAPPKVLAPPPPPPETWAHNQHTFELLCGPGPVNFERWAQKRGLKFEPLTKKAPAKVPDAVSASSTIESTEINNKLVSSVTEKSEPHTEKVQGSLSTNRMKDNSLSAVVSEIQSRTSKIPTDVQPPYGNGLSVTRLTKINLSPSPSPPPEHLPPLPPINTVKPPKEDVPSSKAQFRTPFDEIICPPPHPMFPPPPPPPMNVPAPHPPVGKDETDFPNPPSPFSPKTLQNMPPLPQDAPPAGDKAPSTLKIPSPPQEIPPPPHVPPPPPQVPPPPPQAHPPPPQAHPPPPQAHPPPPQAPPQAPPPPPQAPPPPSQSSPHPPKAPPLPPQASLLPPQAPPPPPLEVSSAQAQSTTPQQVKVPPPPPLPTDLKKEVKPIPNDKQEKPQPPPTTNTSATKEETPTPMVTQSLLQMVRLRSVKSSSSQAEAPIVRPKPKQQNTAANHEAPQKPIRRSLIMMAPPPEIDSLSSTDVKDDTEHSTISQENQETASAPNSQPIAEPTKQCSNTVQDAPQVPPEPKPSADHNSITDQKPQNESVPAGLITQLPSNKADPGPKSVQESQKAAPEPSTELTTDQPKDQPATNGIKANTHDKETHKESSESEDRPSTTSSQSQLEVTLPKSQTVSPKVSPTRKVPPASVPSSSMRLQEAIRLKTAAMSSKDSQAKHFSLLSPPPSAGGSGALLSPSSTANFIFSKSTKKIVIETPSSPERQVDLKKTLVSELVSVSQTTKLSDSLNKSVKVPPPIAKKPSSRAENTAQNSAETETSAETEHVHTAGQQAQPEK from the exons AAAGTGGTGGCTCCCAGCGTCCTCAGCACAGCCACACAAACGTGTTTATGGAGGACAGTCGACCAAAGTATGTGGAGGATCTGCTCACAGAGGCTCAGCAGGGCTTAAAGCAGCTGCAGCAGGACG aaaacaaaaatggagtgGACTATCAGGATGACCAGAGTGTCATT TCGACCATGACGGCTCGTACCGACGACGATGTGAGCTTCAGTGAGCTGAGGATGTCGGAGTCTGAGAGCACCGCCGCCGATACCATCTCAACACGCTCCACCATCTCCTATCAGTCCTCACGGTCTGGACTCACACGCCAAG GCTCAACCTTCAGACCACTGAAACAGGATAAGAAGCCGGGAAAGAGTCGGTCCAAGGGAAAACACAGAAGTACAGTGACGGGAATACCTCGACATGTACAGAAAGAACTGG GTCTTGATCGAGCCGCATGGACAGCGTCCCAGTTCACTGATGCTCAACTGACCAATGGAGGTGTGATCATATCGACAGTGGTTCCCACTCTGGATAGCATATCGATCGCCTCAGAACAAGGAGCCCAAATGTATCTTCGGAACCTGCAAGCTGTTGAGGAGGATGAACCAGATCTCCGTCCAGTGGATAGACAGCAGGATGACCTTTCACTCATCCAGCACCTTCTACCCCAGTCTTTGGATCCACAGAGGCCTAGATCGCTAGCTGTTCCCTGGATGACCACAACAGGCAGCCATCCACCCAGCCCAGTGATGTATGTCTCCCCCCAGGCCACATATCTTTCCAAGATCATCCCCAATGCAATACTGCCTCCTTCTGTGGATGTGGTGGAGCTTAGCCGCAACAGAAGTCGCAGCAGTGTTCGTATGGTGAGTAAAAGCAGCCTGGCCTCAGCCAGCCCAGCTTCCACACGGGCTTCTTCCCGGGCTTCCTCTCGGGCTTCCTCTCGGATCTCTTCACGGGCCTCTTCCCGGATGTCCTCCCGAGCTTCCACCCGTTGCACAGACTTCTCTGGCTGGAGCCGCTCTGGATCTTCCGAGACACTGGTCTCTGACTCCTCCACCATTTCCAGCAGTAGCACTCCTCGTGTGGCCAGCAGGACAAGCCAGGAGGAGGATACAGATGGACCTCCGAAGGCCAACATCAAGAACTATCCTGGTGCCCGAAATTTGACCATGCCAACTAAGCCTACTCAAGTGAATGGTGACTCTTCAGAGGAGGACAGCTGTAAGAAGTCAGAGACTTTCAATCGCAGCCTGTCTGTAGTGAAAAAGAGCAAGAACCCTCCACCTCCCCCAAATCGTTCATACTCCCTGCACAAGCGACGTCATGGCAACCCTCAGAACAGCACCCCAACTGTTCAACCTAAAGGGTTCCACGCTTCTAGCACGGATGGACAGAGAGCAGTACTAGCAGAGCTAGAGATAAGGAAGAAGAACATTCAAGCAACCAAGATACTCCATTCACACACCAATGGGGGGGGTCACATTCCCAAGGATTCCCCATATTCTGTCAACAACATATGCTCTAATGGTGGTGCTGTTTCCCCAGCTCTCAAGAGTCTCTTTGACATTCCGGCTCCTCCTAAGGTACTAGCACCTCCACCTCCCCCTCCAGAGACGTGGGCACACAACCAGCACACCTTTGAACTCCTGTGTGGTCCTGGACCTGTCAACTTTGAGCGATGGGCCCAAAAGCGAGGTCTGAAATTTGAACCGCTGACCAAGAAGGCTCCAGCAAAAGTACCAGATGCTGTTAGTGCATCCTCAACAATAGAGTCAACAGAGATAAACAATAAGTTGGTGTCCTCAGTTACAGAGAAATCTGAACCACATACAGAGAAAGTCCAGGGAAGTCTGTCAACAAACAGGATGAAGGATAACAGTTTATCAGCTGTGGTTTCAGAGATTCAGTCCAGGACTTCTAAGATACCCACAGATGTCCAGCCTCCTTATGGTAATGGACTATCTGTGACCAGGCTTACTAAGATCAATTTGTCCCCTTCTCCTTCACCACCCCCTGAACATCTTCCTCCCCTGCCCCCTATAAACACAGTTAAACCCCCAAAAGAAGATGTACCTTCCTCAAAAGCCCAGTTCAGGACACCGTTTGATGAAATCATATGTCCCCCTCCTCACCCTATGTtcccaccacctccacctcctcctaTGAATGTACCTGCTCCACATCCTCCAGTTGGGAAGGATGAAACAGACTTCCCTAACCCACCTTCACCATTTTCCCCAAAGACGTTACAAAATATGCCTCCATTACCACAGGATGCACCACCAGCAGGAGATAAAGCTCCCTCAACACTGAAGATACCATCTCCTCCACAAGAAATCCCACCTCCTCCCCATgttccccctcctcctccccaggttccccctcctcctccacagGCTCACCCTCCTCCTCCACAGGCTCACCCTCCTCCTCCACAGGCACACCCACCTCCTCCACAGGCTCCCCCACAAGCTCCCCCACCTCCTCCACAAGCTCCTCCGCCTCCATCACAATCTTCCCCACATCCTCCAAAGGCACCACCGCTACCTCCACAAGCTTCACTGCTTCCTCCACAGGCTCCTCCACCCCCTCCATTGGAAGTATCCTCAGCACAAGCTCAGAGCACCACACCACAGCAAGTTAAAGTTCCTCCACCGCCTCCATTACCCACAGATCTCAAAAAAGAGGTCAAACCAATACCAAATGACAAACAAGAGAAACCGCAGCCTCCCCCGACCACTAATACTTCTGCAACCAAAGAAGAAACACCTACTCCTATGGTCACACAGTCCTTGTTGCAGATGGTTCGTCTCAGATCAGTCAAGTCCAGCTCGAGCCAAGCTGAAGCTCCTATTGTACGTCCAAAACCCAAGCAGCAGAACACAGCAGCCAATCACGAGGCACCTCAAAAGCCAATCAGAAGATCTCTGATTATGATGGCACCGCCTCCTGAAATAGACTCACTATCTTCTACAGATGTAAAGGATGACACAGAACACTCTACCATCTCACAGGAAAACCAAGAGACTGCCTCTGCACCAAACTCCCAACCAATAGCTGAACCAACAAAacaatgcagtaacactgttCAAGATGCACCTCAAGTACCACCTGAACCAAAACCTTCTGCTGACCACAACAGCATCACTGACCAAAAACCGCAAAATGAGTCTGTGCCTGCTGGACTCATAACCCAACTACCTTCCAACAAAGCAGATCCTGGACCAAAATCTGTGCAAGAAAGCCAAAAAGCAGCTCCTGAACCATCGACTGAGTTAACCACTGATCAACCAAAGGATCAACCAGCCACCAATGGCATAAAGGCTAACACTCATgacaaagaaacccacaaagaATCCAGTGAGTCTGAAGACAGACCGAGCACCACCTCGTCACAATCACAGTTAGAGGTCACTCTGCCAAAGTCCCAAACAGTCTCTCCCAAAGTTTCACCAACCCGGAAGGTGCCTCCAGCGAGCGTTCCTTCTTCTTCCATGCGCCTCCAGGAGGCCAtacgcctgaagactgctgccATGTCCTCTAAAGACAGCCAAGCCAAGCACTTCAGCCTGCTTTCTCCTCCGCCATCAGCAGGGGGCAGCGGTGCCCTCCTGTCACCTTCGTCCACTGCAAACTTCATCTTCTCCAAGAGCACAAAGAAGATTGTCATAGAAACACCCTCATCCCCGGAGAGGCAGGTGGATTTGAAGAAGACTCTGGTGTCCGAGTTGGTGTCTGTCTCTCAGACAACCAAACTGAGTGACTCGCTGAATAAAAGTGTCAAGGTTCCCCCTCCTATTGCTAAGAAACCCAGCAGTAGGGCTGAGAACACAGCCCAGAACTCTGCAGAGACTGAGACTAGTGCTGAAACTGAGCATGTGCACACTGCTGGTCAGCAAGCACAGCCAGAGAAGTGA